The following coding sequences are from one Delphinus delphis chromosome 19, mDelDel1.2, whole genome shotgun sequence window:
- the LOC132415241 gene encoding LOW QUALITY PROTEIN: tumor-associated calcium signal transducer 2-like (The sequence of the model RefSeq protein was modified relative to this genomic sequence to represent the inferred CDS: substituted 1 base at 1 genomic stop codon): MAQGPGLALLSPSLLLPPLLLLAAVIDQAAAQDKCTCPTSKMTVCDRSGPGGRCLCRVLGSGLEVDCSTLTSKCLLLKARVSARKSVRALVRPSEHALLDNDGLYDPDCDQQGRFKARXCNQTSVWWCVNSVGMRRTDKVDLSLRCDELVRTHPILIDLRHRPAARAFNPSDLEAELRRLLRERDPLHPKFVAAVHYEHPTIQIELQQNTSQKVAGDVDIAEAADIADATYCFERDVKGESLFTGHRGLDVRVRGEPLLLERTLIYLLDEKSPQFSMKRLTSGLIAVIAVVVVALVAGVTVLVITNRRKSGKYKKVEMKELGEMRKEPSL; encoded by the coding sequence ATGGCCCAGGGTCCGGGCCTCGCGCTGCTTTCGCCgtcgctgctgctgccgccgctcCTACTACTGGCGGCGGTGATCGATCAAGCGGCCGCGCAGGACAAGTGCACGTGCCCCACCAGCAAGATGACCGTGTGCGACCGGAGCGGCCCAGGGGGCCGCTGCCTGTGCCGCGTGCTCGGTTCGGGCCTGGAGGTCGACTGCTCCACGCTCACATCCAAGTGCCTGCTGCTCAAGGCGCGCGTGAGCGCCCGGAAGAGCGTCCGCGCCCTGGTACGGCCGAGCGAGCACGCGCTCCTGGACAACGACGGCCTGTACGACCCGGACTGCGACCAGCAGGGCCGCTTCAAGGCGCGCTAGTGCAACCAGACGTCCGTGTGGTGGTGCGTGAACTCGGTGGGCATGCGTCGCACCGACAAGGTCGACCTGAGCCTGCGCTGCGACGAGCTGGTGCGCACCCACCCCATCCTCATCGACCTGCGCCACCGCCCGGCCGCCCGCGCCTTCAACCCCTCGGACCTGGAGGCCGAGCTGCGGCGGCTTTTACGGGAGCGCGACCCGCTGCACCCCAAGTTCGTGGCGGCCGTGCACTACGAGCACCCCACCATCCAGATCGAGCTGCAGCAGAACACGTCGCAGAAGGTCGCCGGCGACGTGGACATCGCCGAGGCCGCTGACATCGCCGACGCCACCTACTGCTTCGAGAGGGACGTCAAGGGCGAGTCGCTGTTCACCGGCCACCGCGGCCTCGACGTGCGCGTGCGCGGAGAGCCCCTGCTTTTGGAGCGGACGCTCATCTACCTCCTGGATGAGAAGtccccccagttctccatgaagCGCCTCACCAGCGGCCTCATCGCCGTCATCGCGGTGGTCGTGGTGGCCCTGGTCGCCGGCGTGACCGTCCTGGTGATCACCAACCGGAGGAAGTCGGGGAAGTACAAGAAGGTGGAGATGAAGGAACTGGGGGAGATGAGAAAGGAACCGAGCTTGTAG